The Pyrenophora tritici-repentis strain M4 chromosome 2, whole genome shotgun sequence genome window below encodes:
- a CDS encoding Vesicle coat complex, various subunit, with the protein MMFLPYTFEHTRLPNLRTHQGKVAELRLELNSGGKKDKNFSAKKTALKKIVANMTMSNNDMVALFPDIVGCMHIPSLEIKKMCFLYLVNYARIKPDIALKALPIIQEDMNDNNPLVRALALRTMSYVHVREFVEATVPHLKNLLKDSDPYVRKTAAFCVAKLYDHDRHLVEGSGLIDKLNGMLRDENPTVVSSALAGLMDIWERGENIKLTIDYASASKIVSILPDCSEWGQTYILEAMMNYVPQDTSEAALLAERISPRLSHSNSAVVLTCIRVILYLMNYIRDQKVVTSLCNKLSPPLVTLLSKGPEIQYLALRNALLILQRRPEVLRNDIRVFFCKYNDPIYVKVTKLELIFMLATERNIKEVLTELAEYATEIDVDFVRKSVRAIGKLAIKIAPAAQLCISTLLSLVSTKVSYIVQEATVVIRNIFRKYPNQYESIISTLCENLDSLDEPEAKAAMIWVIGQYADRIEDSDVLLEDFLDTFQEETHEVQLALLTATVKLFIQRPTRGSALVPKVLKWATEETDNPDLRDRGYMYWRLLSSAPDEAKKVVMGEKPPITAEESEKLDPGTLEEMCLNVGTLATVYLKPVNQVFRSARPRKLQDSPALQKDELPTVKAAQQARDRSVAERSRLDIPTNGNSNGSLSPTNGGMANAVTDADMYFASVGRQSTFGGSPISADPAGGGGWVVNQNEPQHMVLSPGVTDGNQDLLL; encoded by the exons ATGATGTTTCTACCCTACACATTCGAGCACACGCGCTTACCAAACCTCCGCACTCACCAGGGCAAAGTCGCGGAACTTCGTCTGGAGCTGAACAGCGGCGGCAAGAAGGACAAGAACTTTTCAGCAAAGAAGACAGCCCTCAAGAAGATTGTCGCCAACATGACCATGAGCAACAATGACATGGTAGCGCTATTCCCGGATATCGTGGGCTGTATGCACATACCCAGCCTGGAGATCAAGAAGAT GTGCTTCCTGTATCTGGTCAACTATGCCAGGATAAAACCCGACATTGCGCTCAAAGCACTACCCATAATACAGGAAGACATGAACGACAACAACCCCCTAGTGAGAGCGCTCGCTCTACGGACCATGTCCTACGTTCACGTCCGAGAATTCGTCGAAGCGACAGTACCACACCTCAAGAACCTTTTAAAAGACTCTGATCCATATGTGCGGAAGACAGCGGCCTTTTGCGTGGCAAAACTCTACGACCACGACAGGCACCTGGTGGAAGGCTCAGGTCTCATCGACAAGCTGAATGGCATGTTGCGAGACGAAAACCCCACAGTTGTGTCGAGCGCACTGGCAGGTCTCATGGATATATGGGAGAGAGGTGAGAACATCAAGCTCACAATCGACTATGCAAGCGCATCCAAAATCGTCTCCATCTTGCCAGATTGCTCTGAATGGGGCCAGACGTACATCCTAGAGGCCATGATGAACTATGTTCCCCAGGACACCTCAGAGGCTGCACTGCTCGCCGAGCGCATATCACCACGTCTTTCGCATTCGAATTCTGCCGTTGTTCTTACCTGCATCCGCGTTATCCTTTACTTAATGAACTATATCCGCGACCAAAAGGTCGTCACCTCTTTATGCAACAAGCTCTCACCACCGCTTGTCACACTCCTTTCAAAAGGACCCGAGATTCAATATCTAGCACTTCGCAACGCCCTTCTGATTCTGCAACGGCGGCCAGAGGTTCTGCGCAATGACATCCGCGTCTTCTTCTGTAAATACAACGATCCTATATACGTCAAGGTTACCAAGCTTGAGCTCATCTTCATGCTGGCGACTGAGCGGAACATCAAGGAAGTGCTGACGGAACTTGCCGA GTATGCTACAGAAATCGATGTCGACTTTGTACGCAAGTCAGTGCGAGCCATCGGCAAGCTGGCTATCAAGATCGCTCCGGCAGCACAGCTCTGCATCAGTACCCTTCTCTCTCTCGTCAGCACAAAGGTCTCATACATCGTGCAGGAGGCGACGGTTGTCATTCGTAACATCTTCCGCAAGTATCCTAACCAGTATGAGTCCATCATCTCGACTCTGTGCGAGAACCTTGACTCGCTAGACGAGCCCGAAGCCAAGGCTGCCATGATCTGGGTCATCGGCCAATACGCGGATCGAATAGAAGACTCGGATGTTCTTCTTGAAGACTTCTTAGATACGTTCCAGGAGGAGACGCATGAAGTGCAACTCGCGCTTCTCACAGCGACAGTGAAGCTGTTTATACAACGACCAACTCGTGGCTCGGCACTTGTACCCAAGGTCCTGAAGTGGGCCACAGAAGAGACAGATAACCCAGATTTGCGAGATCGCGGCTACATGTACTGGCGTCTTCTCTCTTCTGCCCCAGACGAAGCGAAAAAGGTGGTCATGGGCGAGAAACCCCCAATTACAGCCGAAGAGTCTGAGAAGCTCGACCCTGGCACGCTCGAGGAGATGTGTTTGAATGTAGGCACACTAGCAACCGTCTATCTCAAGCCTGTCAACCAAGTCTTCCGCAGCGCACGCCCGAGGAAGTTACAAGACTCGCCAGCTTTGCAAAAGGACGAACTTCCTACCGTCAAGGCAGCACAGCAGGCTCGGGACCGCTCTGTTGCAGAGCGATCAAGGCTTGACATTCCGACCAACGGCAATAGCAATGGTTCTCTGAGCCCCACGAATGGCGGTATGGCAAATGCAGTCACTGACGCAGACATGTACTTTGCCAGCGTAGGGCGACAGAGCACGTTTGGCGGTAGCCCGATTTCAGCAGACCCCGCTGGTGGAGGTGGATGGGTTGTCAACCAGAACGAACCACAGCACATGGTTTTGAGTCCTGGCGTGACGGACGGGAATCAGGATTTGTTACTTTAA
- a CDS encoding DUF1077 domain containing protein → MSTAPPPPPQWVIDLNSTPASKPKSATLPDPPGYTAALTKKERSQASKTQRVPPTPEEMDTLKMKKAWEVAIAPAKQLPMNAFGMYMTGNTLQIFSVFMVFTLFKTPVLAVLGLQRTFAPYETPGTSGRMIGVKLVYIACNLLMLALGIWKVNAMGLLPTTRSDWLAWESERDWSERAVPKEWL, encoded by the exons ATGTCCACTGCTCCACCCCCACCACCCCAGTGGGTCATCGACCTCAACTCTACGCCCGCCTCGAAACCCAAGAGCGCTACCCTCCCAGACCCTCCAGGCTACACAGCGGCATTGACCAAGAAGGAGCGATCGCAAGCATCAAAGACCCAGAGAGTGCCGCCAACCCCGGAAGAGATGGATACTctcaagatgaagaaagcTTGGGAAGTCGCTATCGCCCCAGCAAAGCAGCTGCCCATGAACGCCTTCG GCATGTACATGACTGGCAACACACTTCAGATCTTCTCCGTCTTCATGGTCTTCACCCTCTTCAAGACACCCGTCCTCGCTGTACTAGGCCTTCAACGCACATTCGCTCCTTATGAGACACCTGGTACCTCAGGCCGAATGATTGGTGTCAAGCTTGTCTACATTGCATGCAATCTACTCATGCTGGCACTGGGTATCTGGAAGGTCAATGCAATGGGACTACTGCCGACAACGAGATCAGATTGGCTGGCATGGGAGAGTGAGAGAGATTGGTCAGAAAGAGCAGTGCCAAAAGAGTGGTTGTGA